TCTTCCATCAATCCTGTACTATTCCCATATTCTACATGAAACAACTGATCAATTGGCGAAATTCGGATTCCCGGCCATGCCGATCCAAAGGTCTGACTGTTCGATCGCCGCTGCCGTCTGCAGCAGCAATGCTTCATTGCCTTTATTCGCCATGAGCTGGACACCGATTGGAAGGCCGGCCGCCGTTACATGAACCGGTACCGATACGGCCGGCTGTCCCGTCAGATTTGCGAGCTGCGTAAATGGTGTGCAGGTGAGACTCGGAAGGAACATATCATAAATGAGCGCCTGCTCTTCCTGCCAGGTCTTCGCCCGGGCGAGGCGTGCAAGCAGCATAGCCCGCGACTCTTCAGAGTGCGTGAGGTCGCCGACTTTCGGTGCAGCTGAAGCAGTTGCCGGTGTGATATATAAATCGTAGGTTTGGTGAAGGTCCGCCATTTTGGCTGCTGCCCGGTCCCATGATGCAATGCTTGCGGAATAATCAGCAGCCGACACGTTTTTTCCGGCTTCTGCCATCAGCCAGCCCTCGATCTCCAAATCATCTTTCGTAAGCGGACGGCCGAGCATTTGACCGAGCTGCCGGACAACGAGTGCCATCTCGCCGCTGTTCATGATGTAATAATCCTGCATGAGCCGGATGCCGTCCACACCATTCCCTTCCTCTTCTACCCGGTGCCCTTGGCGTTCAAGCCATTTCACCGTTTTCCGCACGGCCTCTTTCGCCTCAGCCGACACCGGCGTCCCGACCGGCGATTCCAGTGAGAATGCCACTGTTAAGGACTTTGGTGCCTGCTTCAACGTTTCCAGGTAACTGCCGGCGAATAACGGCACCTGGAATGCCGCTTCCGGCTGAATGGTCTGCAGCACATCAAGAAGCGCCGCGCTGTCGCGGACCGTTCGGGTCAAAGCGAAATCAATCGAAGCTCCCTGCCATTGCCGGCCGGTTCCCGGCCCTACCGGTGTCCGTCCGCGTGTCGGCTTCAAGCCGAACAGCCCCGTGAACGAAGCCGGAATCCGAATCGATCCGCCGCCGTCACTTGCACCTGCCACCGGCACAATGCCTGATGCGACAGCTGCTGCCGATCCGCCGCTTGAACCGCCCGGTGAATAATCGGGATTCCATGGATTGCGTGAAGCTCCATGTGAGGCAGGTTCTGTGATGTTCTTCAATCCGAATTCCGGCGTATTGGTGTGGCCGATGAATGACACCCCGGCGGCCCGGAGCCGCGCAACGAAATTCGAGTCGCGGTCCGATAAGGCTGATGCCAATAGCTTCGACCCCGACGTCAACGCTTCCCCTTTCAGCGCCTGCGAAATGTTCTTCAATGCGATCGGCACGCCCATGAACGGACCATCAGGCAGATAGGCAGCTTCCGTTACTGCCTGCGGATGCCGCGTTTTTGTAAAAGCGTTCAGTTCAGGATTCACTTGTTGCAGCCGGGTGAAACTCAGCTCCAGCAGCTCAGCCGGCGTCACTTCCCGCTTCTGGACGAGCTCTGCCAGTCCCACCCCATCAGTTTGCATGTATGTAGTTAAATCCACGTCATCCCTCCATCATCATTTCGATTATCTTGTGAAAGAATACCATTTTGTGAACTACCCGCCACTTAATTTTCTTCGAAAATTTGAAGTGGGGGCTTCGGGAAAGAAAACTTCCCCTCTTTTATTGCTTGGTCACCCACGGAACCCACGTTCCATGTCACAAGCCTTGAATTCGTGGCGTCCCGACCACTACTCAGCGGGAAAATACGTTAGCTGGAGACGGGGGCGGCTAAGAACCCCAAATCCGACAGCGTGCGGATGCCGTAGTTCTTGAGGTTGAGGGCTGCGTTATGGTCCCAGTCGATCATGGCTTGGCAATGCGCACACGCATACGTCCGTTCAGAAAGCCGCAAGTTCTCTTTTTTTGTGCCGCAGGCGCTGCACAGTTTACTGGATGGAAAGAAGCGGTCGGCGACGATGTAGTGTTTCCCTTTTCGTTCCGCTTTGTATTTGAGCATATTACGGAACATGCCGAACCCGTTGTCGTGCAGTTTCTTGCCGAGTTTCAGGCACTGCGCCAGGTTTGACAGGTCGAGGTCTTCCACCACAATCGCATCGTAATCATTGGTTATCTGGTCACTTTTCTTGTGGAGAAAGTCTTTCCGCTGATTGACGGCCTTCGCCATCGTCTTCTGGTAGTTCTTGAGCGCTTTCTGGTAGTTCTTCGAATCGATCGGATTTCCGTCTTTATCCTTCGGCGCCCGTTCCTTCTTCCGTGCCAGCGACTTATTCTGCCGCCGCTGCCGTTTCTCGATGAGGCGGTGGAACCGCGGGTATTCCGCCTTTTGCCCCTCGCTGTCCATGTACAAATCGGATTGGCTGTAGTCCAATGCGGTAATTTTGGATGTGGCGACCTTTTCCACGAGTTGCAGCTTTTCAAATGGGTAATCGACGGAAATGGCCACGATGTAGCGGTCACCTTCCCGTTTGATGGTCGCCTTTTTGATCAGGCCATCGGCGGGAAGCGCGCGATGCAGGCGGATCGACACACCCTCGGCGAATTTCGGGATGCGCAGGAACGTCACCCCATCCCGTGATTCGATGCGGATGTTCCCGTTCGTCTGATTGGTCGTATAGCTGAACCTGCCCTGCTTTTTACTGTGGAACTTCGGCAGGCCTTCGACATCCTGAAGGGATGGCGCATAGCCGTCCGTCATCTTCTGACGAACCGACTTTTTATACTGCAGTGGTCGCTTGCCGTATGTCTCGTTGTACTTTTTGATGGCCGCCTGGAAACGGATCTTGGCATCGTTGTACACAAACGAATCAGTCGACCGATCCAGGAAATCATAGCGCTGGGTGATCGTCGTATAATTCGGAACCTTGTACGCCAGGAATCCGCCTGAGAAGCTGATGGCCTCAAGGTGCTCGTACAGCCCCGCCACGTATTCGTTATAGATTTTGCGCTCGCAGCCGAACGCCATCTCGAGGCGCTGTTTCTGTTCGTCCGTGGGGAAAATGGCGAAACGGAAGGCACCCGTCACCCATCCACCAGGCAATTGTTTTTTCGTGCCTTTGATGTGATGTCCGTTTTTGTCTGTCGCCATGCCGCCGCCCCCTTTTCCCATTCGTCACAGGTGTGCCGGAACATGTGTTCTGTTAGTTTAAGTATACACGTCCGCCAAGCGAAAAGAAAACAAAAAACTGTCGGCGAACGCCGACCGACATTCATCCCCACCCTGCTCGCTCCGCTCCCCGAGGATGGGGACTTCTTTCGGAATTCGTTAAAACACACTCAGCCGATTTTAAAGTGAGCTCAGTTGAAATCATCCTTCTTCTGCTGCCACCGAATAGCATTTCAGGCTTATTCCAGACATTTTTTTGCTTGGCACACCAAAATTTTTAAAAGTAAATTTTCTCTGTCCCTCAAATAAAAAAAGAATGCCTATTTGGCATTCCCGATCATACAACGGATTTACAATATGAACGACAGCATAAAAATAAAGCTCCAGTAGCAAAAAGCCGCTGAAGCCGCGAATCAGACTGCTCATCACCATTCCTCCAGATCCTACAGCGGCAGCGGCCGGACATGTGCATCAATTTCTTTCTGATGTTTCCGGTCGTGAGCCACCATGCCGCTGAAGTAATCGAGCAACGTAATTTCAGGATTGCCTGGATACGGCTGCAAAAATCGCTCCTCAGGAATCTTATCGATAAAGGTGACAAGCGCATTGCGCACTAACACGAATTCATCGATGAGGTCTTCTTTTGAAATGCCTGACCGGGCAAAGTCGCTCGCATGTTTATTGAGCGCATCCACATCCACTTTGAGTTTCGGCGGTTCATCTCCGCGCAATAGATAGGAGATCCGGTTTTGAATCAGGAACTTATCCCAAGTAATAAAATGTGATATAACATCTGCCGGCCCCCACGCCCCTTCCCGGAATGGGCGAAACCACAATTCGTCCGGAACCGCCTTCAGTGACTCTGCCCATTCAGCCGTCGCCAATTCTTCTTCCATAATGCGCTTTTTTTCCATAAACATCCCCTCATAATAAGTCTGATACTTTCTTTATTCGACAGAATACCGCCTGCTTCCTGCAAAAAAACAGCCCGGGCAGAGGGATTTCCTCTTTCCGGGCTGTTGCTTCAGTCATCATTACCGCTGTTATTGTCATCGTCGTCTTCATCAAAATCAAAATTCTCCTGGCGCTCAATTTGGCCATCGTCATCATGGATGATGGCAATCGTGCCGGCATCCTTCGCTTTCTGGATAGCATCATCAATCGCTTTATCGCGGTCGTCGTACGTTTCGACCGGATCATCTTCACCTTCCCGTTTGATGGCCCATTCGCCGTCACCGTGCGGCACCATGTGGAACCGTGCATCTTCTGTGCCGGCGCGGTCTTCGAAATACTCACTGCGGTTTTTGTTATCGTTGTTATCAGCCATTCTATTGCCTCCTTGTAATCACGTCTTATCTTCTATATTACCCGGACAGCATACCGGGAAACGTAGCTTGACCGACAAGATCTCCTGTCCGCTTTCCAGCCCTCCGATGAGTCCCCAATTCTTCTATTTTAAAGATGCCAATGGTAAACTAAAGGTACTTTTTATGAATCGAGGAGGAATTCCGGTTGTTTATTGTGACATCGACGGTGACTGTTCCACCGGGGAAATCCGGGGAAGTCATCGATATATACAGAAACCGCTCGCGCCGGGTTGATCGTGCTGACGGCTTCCAGTCATTCCGGCTGCTGCAGAATATGAAAAAGCCGGAGGAACTGACTGTGCAATTGGAATGGGAGTCAAAAGCGGCCTACCTTGCATGGGCGCGGAGTGACGAGTTCAAAGAGATCCATGATCTTGAAAAAAATTACCCGGACCAGGAATTGGCAGGCATCGTGCCGACTGTCCGGCAATACGAGGTTGTGACTGAATGAACGCAGCAGTAAAAGAGCAAATCGCCGATCAAGTGACCGCCGGCATTTATGAAGCCTATCCTGATTTATGGGAACGGTTCGGTGAGCGCGGATATAAGCATACGAAAGAAGACAATCACCATCACTTGGATCATCTGGAGACCGCCTACGAACTCCGACAGCCCCAGCTGTTTCTGGAGTATACTGACTGGCTTGAGACCGTGCTGACAAGCCGAAACGTGGAAACCGGATTAATCATTGATAATTTCGGCCGGCTGATTGATGTAATCCCAGGACAGACAGATCCCGATGAAGAATCATTCATGATCAGCTGTCTGCAGGATGCGGTCCGAAAGCTGGAACGGCCATGAACGGAGAGGAGTCATCTATGTTAATTGAGCCAAAAGCGTTGGCCCGGTTATTCCTTGACGGGGAAGAGACAAAGGCGCTGACAGAAATCCAGGCGTACTTGGCAGAACACTCCAAAAAGGAACTGTATCATGACTTACTGACACCAGCCATGATTCATATTGGAGAACTTTGGGAACGCAATGAAATCTCGGTTGCCGATGAACATCTGGCGACAGCGATCTGTGATTTTGTCATGTCTGCTGTTGATATCCGGCCCGTTTCACTGCCGTCCGATGGCAGCAAAACAGCCCTCGTGCTCGGCGTTGAAGGCGAACAGCATTACCTTGGACTGAAGATGACCGCATCGCTTCTGCGGGAGAATGGCTGGAGTGTCCATTATCTGGGACCGGATCTTCCGCTGGATCATGCATTGGCAGCCGCCGAACGCTGGCAGCCGGATGCCATTGGCTTATCAGCAGCGCTGGCCTACCGGGCGCCTGCTGTCCGCAAATTCGTGGAAGCATTCTTGGAACTTCAGCCGGCCCCCGTCATTTTCATCGGCGGCCGGGCCGTAAGTGCAGCAGACCTGTCCCACTTGGAACAAGAAGGCGTCCTGCTGTTTGACAATCTGCATCAGCTGGAGCGCTGGATCCGGGAAGAAGGAGGAACAGAGCAATATGAAAAATCCGCAATCTGAGGAATGGCCGCTCCCTGTACTGAAAATAACCCGGGATTTCACCATCCAGGACCGGTCATTAGAGGCGGAGAAAATCCTTGTCCCCGCTGCCTCATTTCTTGATTTACTTGATGAAGACAGCCGGCAAAAGGCAGAAAACCTCCTGCCGAAAGGGCTGCCGGGCAAGGGGATTGAACTGAACTTTCTCGGAAGAGGAGAAGAACGGTTTGCTGCTGATGTCCATGTAAACTGGAATGATGAAGAGACCGCTACGCTGGTCATCGTGCCGCACGCCGAAAGCCACAGACGCATCGCCGGCCAGTTCACGAGTCTCCGGCAGCGGCTGAACGAGACGAATTACGACCTGCTGCTGGAAAAGATGAAAGTGGATGAATTGGTGAAACGGGTCCGGGAATTATCAGCTCCGCTCATCCGGCTTGATCGATCGCGCATGCTCATCCCGCTCTTTGGGGATTTGACAGTAGAACAGATGGCTGCAGTGCAGGAGAAAGTATTGAGTGATACATACGCATCCGGCGCAACGAAAATCATTCTGGATTTCACCGCTGTCGATCTAATCGATAATTCCGGTCTCCAGGAATTCAATTCGCTGCTGCAGTCGCTCAGCCTGATGGGCACATCCGTCACGCTGACCGGCCTGCATCCGGATCATGCCCGGCGGCTCAATGAATTGGATGTTCACCTGGGCATAACGTATGCTTCCTCGCTTCAGGATATCCTGCAGTAGCAGGGATCGCTATTTAAAAAAGCGTGAGACCGGTACCGGTCTCACGCTTTTTCGATTTATTATTTCGCTTCAACCGGTTCTTTCTCTACCCAATTCACGCCATACGGCACCGGCTGGGTCGCTTCAAACAGAAGTTCATCCAGCTCTTCGCGGTACAGCTGTTTCTGCTCATCCGTCCAGCCAAACGCACCAGCCATGTAATTGAGGACCGGATCCTTATATGTCCGTACCCAATCAATCTGGAAATAGATGGCCCCGGTCCGTCGGACAAAGAAGTCGACTGGCTTACAAGTCGCTTCATGTTCAATGCCGTACCGCAGCATGGCATACGCAAGCGGATGGATGCCGATCTTATCCGCCTCGTCTTTGCCGGATACGTAATACTCCAGCACTTTATCCACATTTGCGCCGTAGCGCTCCGTCAGCTGGCGAAGAGCGCCTTCCGGCAGACCGAGCGGCTCACCTGCCCGTTCAATATCATCGATGAATTTCTTAAAGCCTTCCGAGCCGCCGACTTCACCGCCTGAAATCGGCAGGTGTTTCGTGTCACTTTTCGGGAACGTCCGCCCCTCTTCTTCCTTCAGCTGGGAAGCGACGAGATCCGCGATATGCTCCGCCATTTTCCGGTAACCGGTCAACTTGCCGCCGGCGATTGAAATAAGCCCGGATTCCGAAACGAAAATCTCATCCTTCCGGGAAATTTCAGAAGGATCTTTCCCTTCTTCGTAAATGAGCGGCCGGACACCCGCCCAACTCGATTCAACGTCTTCCACAGTCACACCAACTTCCGGAAAGATGAAATCGACAGCCTTCAGCAAATAGTCGCGGTCTTCTTCCGTCATGGTCGGGTGTGCGATATCCGCTTTGTATACCGTGTCCGTCGTCCCCACATACACTTTGCCTTCGCGCGGGATTGCAAAGGCCATCCGGCCATCCGGCATATCAAAGTAAATCGCCTGTCGGAGCGGGAACCGGTCTCCGTCAAACACCAAGTGAACCCCTTTCGTTAACTGAAGGGTTTTCCCCTTCTTCGAGCCATCTTTTTCGCGCAGTTCATCAACCCATGGTCCGGCTGCGTTGACGACTTTCTTGGCACGGATGGAGTGGATGGTGCCGTCGATCTGGTCTTCCGCATTGACACCCACGACGCGGCCGTCCTCATAAAGGAACTGGATAACTTTCGCGTAATTGAGTGCATGCGCACCGGTCTCCACAGCCTTTTTCATCACTTCAATCGTCAGCCGGGCGTCATCCGTCTTGTACTCCACGTAATATCCGGCACCTTTCAATCCGTCCCGCTTCAGCAGCGGTTCCCGTTCGAGTGCTTCGTCAATATTCAGCATGCGGCGGCGCTCGCCCTTTTTCACACCTGCCAGGAAGTCATAAACGCGCAAGCCGATATTTGTGCTGTACGGGCCAAAATTCCCGCCCTTGTAAAATGGCAGCATCATCCATTCCGGCGTTGTTACATGCGGGCCGTTCTCATACACGATTTCCCGTTCTTTGCCGACTTCCGCCACCATCTTCACTTCGAATTGCTTCAAATAACGCAAGCCGCCATGGACGAGTTTCGTGGAACGGCTGCTGGTGCCCGCCGCAAAATCCTGCATTTCCAAAACGCCGATTTTCATTCCGCGGGTTGCAGCGTCAAGCGCAATCCCTGCACCTGTGATTCCACCGCCGATGACAAGCAAATCAAGTTGCTGGCTCTCCATCTCTTTGTACGTCGCTGATCGTTCAAAACTGGAAAATCCCATAGACCTTATCTCTCCTTCTGTTGACAGAAAATCGAAAAGAGACCAGACGGCACCCCTCAGAGTAATTCTGCAGGTGTCGGTGGTCTCTCAAATTCTCCATCCAGTTATTAACTTGTTCTGACACCTATTATAGCATATCAAAAGCCAAATAGCGCCGAATAACCATGTGTTACAGTTTAAATGTTCGTGTAGCTTCGACAGCCTGCTGCCACCCATTATACAAGGACGCACTTGTCTCTGCATCCATTTCGCGTGTGAAGCGTTTTTCGAGCTGCCATTGCTTCGCGATTTCGTCCTTATCTTTCCAATAACCAACAGCAAGTCCGGCAAGATATGCTGCACCGAGCGCTGTTGTTTCCTGAATGCCTGGCCGTTCAACCGGAACATCCAGAATATCACTCTGGAACTGCATCAGGAAGTCGTTCGCGACGGCTCCGCCGTCAACACGGAGCGTCTTCATGTCGGTTCCCGCTTCTTTTTGCATAACGTCCACGACATCTTTTGTCTGATAGGCCAGCGATTCAAGCGTTGCCCGGATGAAATGGGCTTTTGTCGTACCGCGTGTCAGACCGAATACGGCTCCGCGTGCATCCGTGTCCCAATAAGGTGTACCGAGCCCGACGAATGCCGGCACCATATAAACGCCTTCCGTTGACTCGATCTGTGTCGCATAGTTTTCGCTTTCCGGTGCTGTGTTGATAATCTTCAAGCCATCACGCAGCCATTGGATGGCTGAGCCGGCCACGAAGATACTGCCTTCAAGCGCATATTCCACTTTTCCGTCCACGCCCCATGCAAGCGTCGTCAGCAAGCCCTGTTCAGAAGCGACCCCTTCTTCACCTGTGTTCATGAGCACAAAGCAGCCGGTGCCGTATGTGTTTTTCACCATGCCTTTTTCGAAGCAGGCTTGTCCGAATAGCGCGGCCTGCTGGTCCCCGGCAATACCGGCGATCGGCACTTCATGGCCGAAGAAATGATAGTTCACTGTTTTTGCATAGACTTCGGATGACTGCTTGACTTCCGGCAGCATGCTTTTCGGTACCGTAAGAATTTCAAGCAGCTCGTCATCCCACTGCAGATCATAGATATTGTACATCAGCGTGCGGGAAGCATTGCTGTAGTCTGTGATATGCGTTTGGCCCCCGGACAGCTTATAGACGAGCCAGGAATCGATGGTGCCGAACATCAAATCGCCATTATCCGCTTTTTCCCGGGCACCTTCCACGTTATCCAAAATCCATTTTACTTTGGTGCCTGAAAAATAAGCGTCGATCAGCAACCCTGTCTTTTTACGGAACAATTCATTATGTCCCTGTTCTTTCAGTTCCCGGCAGATACCATCGGTCTGGCGCGACTGCCAGACGATTGCCCGGTAGACCGGTTTTCCGGTATTGCGATCCCACACGACAGCGGTTTCCCGCTGGTTTGTAATGCCGATCCCTTCCACTTGGCTCGGTTCAATATCCGCTTTGCGGAAAACGCCTGCCACACAGGCAAGAACGGATGTCCAGATTTCATTGGCGTCGTGTTCCACCCAGCCCGGCTTCGGGAAAAACTGTTCGAATTCCTGCTGGGCAGTTTCAACGATTTCCCCTTTTTTATTGAACAGAATAGCCCGTGAACTGGTTGTTCCCTGGTCGATCGCTAAAATATACGTTTCACTCAAATTGATCCCCTCCTCAGACTGTTTTCCCTACAATTTTATTCTCTTCTAAATGATCCGTTTTTTTTCGACCCTTTTTCAGTTCTGTGTTGGCAGCACCGATCAGGATCAACAGCATCACCACGCTCAGTCCCCAGAAGACCGGGCTGTAATCCCCGGTAAAGAAAGCTTTATAGAAAACAGCGCCGTAAACACCGCCGAAGAGCGGACCGACGATCGGCACCCATGCATAGCCCCAATTCGAATCGCCTTTTCCAGGAATCGGCAGAATCGCATGCGCAATCCGTGGACCGAGATCACGGGCCGGGTTGATCGCATAGCCTGTTGCTCCGCCGAGCGACATCCCGATCGCGATGATAAGAGCACCGACGATGAGCGGATTCAGACCTTCCGTGAAATCATTGGCTCCGATGAACAGAAGTCCCATGACGAGCACCGCTGTACCGATCGTCTCACTGACCAGGTTTGAAAATGGACTATGGATGGCAGGATCAGTCGAGAAGACTGCCAGTTTGGCCCCTTGGTCTTCAGTCCGTCTCCAATGCGGCAAATAATTAAGAAAGACAATGAAAGCCCCGATGATGGCACCGACCATTTGCGCCGCAATGTATAACGGTACTTTCTCCCATGGAAATTCACCGACC
Above is a genomic segment from Planococcus lenghuensis containing:
- a CDS encoding DinB family protein; protein product: MEKKRIMEEELATAEWAESLKAVPDELWFRPFREGAWGPADVISHFITWDKFLIQNRISYLLRGDEPPKLKVDVDALNKHASDFARSGISKEDLIDEFVLVRNALVTFIDKIPEERFLQPYPGNPEITLLDYFSGMVAHDRKHQKEIDAHVRPLPL
- a CDS encoding RNA-guided endonuclease InsQ/TnpB family protein — protein: MATDKNGHHIKGTKKQLPGGWVTGAFRFAIFPTDEQKQRLEMAFGCERKIYNEYVAGLYEHLEAISFSGGFLAYKVPNYTTITQRYDFLDRSTDSFVYNDAKIRFQAAIKKYNETYGKRPLQYKKSVRQKMTDGYAPSLQDVEGLPKFHSKKQGRFSYTTNQTNGNIRIESRDGVTFLRIPKFAEGVSIRLHRALPADGLIKKATIKREGDRYIVAISVDYPFEKLQLVEKVATSKITALDYSQSDLYMDSEGQKAEYPRFHRLIEKRQRRQNKSLARKKERAPKDKDGNPIDSKNYQKALKNYQKTMAKAVNQRKDFLHKKSDQITNDYDAIVVEDLDLSNLAQCLKLGKKLHDNGFGMFRNMLKYKAERKGKHYIVADRFFPSSKLCSACGTKKENLRLSERTYACAHCQAMIDWDHNAALNLKNYGIRTLSDLGFLAAPVSS
- a CDS encoding glycerol-3-phosphate dehydrogenase/oxidase, which produces MGFSSFERSATYKEMESQQLDLLVIGGGITGAGIALDAATRGMKIGVLEMQDFAAGTSSRSTKLVHGGLRYLKQFEVKMVAEVGKEREIVYENGPHVTTPEWMMLPFYKGGNFGPYSTNIGLRVYDFLAGVKKGERRRMLNIDEALEREPLLKRDGLKGAGYYVEYKTDDARLTIEVMKKAVETGAHALNYAKVIQFLYEDGRVVGVNAEDQIDGTIHSIRAKKVVNAAGPWVDELREKDGSKKGKTLQLTKGVHLVFDGDRFPLRQAIYFDMPDGRMAFAIPREGKVYVGTTDTVYKADIAHPTMTEEDRDYLLKAVDFIFPEVGVTVEDVESSWAGVRPLIYEEGKDPSEISRKDEIFVSESGLISIAGGKLTGYRKMAEHIADLVASQLKEEEGRTFPKSDTKHLPISGGEVGGSEGFKKFIDDIERAGEPLGLPEGALRQLTERYGANVDKVLEYYVSGKDEADKIGIHPLAYAMLRYGIEHEATCKPVDFFVRRTGAIYFQIDWVRTYKDPVLNYMAGAFGWTDEQKQLYREELDELLFEATQPVPYGVNWVEKEPVEAK
- a CDS encoding amidase family protein — protein: MDLTTYMQTDGVGLAELVQKREVTPAELLELSFTRLQQVNPELNAFTKTRHPQAVTEAAYLPDGPFMGVPIALKNISQALKGEALTSGSKLLASALSDRDSNFVARLRAAGVSFIGHTNTPEFGLKNITEPASHGASRNPWNPDYSPGGSSGGSAAAVASGIVPVAGASDGGGSIRIPASFTGLFGLKPTRGRTPVGPGTGRQWQGASIDFALTRTVRDSAALLDVLQTIQPEAAFQVPLFAGSYLETLKQAPKSLTVAFSLESPVGTPVSAEAKEAVRKTVKWLERQGHRVEEEGNGVDGIRLMQDYYIMNSGEMALVVRQLGQMLGRPLTKDDLEIEGWLMAEAGKNVSAADYSASIASWDRAAAKMADLHQTYDLYITPATASAAPKVGDLTHSEESRAMLLARLARAKTWQEEQALIYDMFLPSLTCTPFTQLANLTGQPAVSVPVHVTAAGLPIGVQLMANKGNEALLLQTAAAIEQSDLWIGMAGNPNFAN
- a CDS encoding DUF2188 domain-containing protein, whose protein sequence is MADNNDNKNRSEYFEDRAGTEDARFHMVPHGDGEWAIKREGEDDPVETYDDRDKAIDDAIQKAKDAGTIAIIHDDDGQIERQENFDFDEDDDDNNSGNDD
- a CDS encoding antibiotic biosynthesis monooxygenase family protein produces the protein MFIVTSTVTVPPGKSGEVIDIYRNRSRRVDRADGFQSFRLLQNMKKPEELTVQLEWESKAAYLAWARSDEFKEIHDLEKNYPDQELAGIVPTVRQYEVVTE
- the glpK gene encoding glycerol kinase GlpK, which produces MSETYILAIDQGTTSSRAILFNKKGEIVETAQQEFEQFFPKPGWVEHDANEIWTSVLACVAGVFRKADIEPSQVEGIGITNQRETAVVWDRNTGKPVYRAIVWQSRQTDGICRELKEQGHNELFRKKTGLLIDAYFSGTKVKWILDNVEGAREKADNGDLMFGTIDSWLVYKLSGGQTHITDYSNASRTLMYNIYDLQWDDELLEILTVPKSMLPEVKQSSEVYAKTVNYHFFGHEVPIAGIAGDQQAALFGQACFEKGMVKNTYGTGCFVLMNTGEEGVASEQGLLTTLAWGVDGKVEYALEGSIFVAGSAIQWLRDGLKIINTAPESENYATQIESTEGVYMVPAFVGLGTPYWDTDARGAVFGLTRGTTKAHFIRATLESLAYQTKDVVDVMQKEAGTDMKTLRVDGGAVANDFLMQFQSDILDVPVERPGIQETTALGAAYLAGLAVGYWKDKDEIAKQWQLEKRFTREMDAETSASLYNGWQQAVEATRTFKL
- a CDS encoding cobalamin B12-binding domain-containing protein — its product is MLIEPKALARLFLDGEETKALTEIQAYLAEHSKKELYHDLLTPAMIHIGELWERNEISVADEHLATAICDFVMSAVDIRPVSLPSDGSKTALVLGVEGEQHYLGLKMTASLLRENGWSVHYLGPDLPLDHALAAAERWQPDAIGLSAALAYRAPAVRKFVEAFLELQPAPVIFIGGRAVSAADLSHLEQEGVLLFDNLHQLERWIREEGGTEQYEKSAI
- a CDS encoding STAS domain-containing protein is translated as MKNPQSEEWPLPVLKITRDFTIQDRSLEAEKILVPAASFLDLLDEDSRQKAENLLPKGLPGKGIELNFLGRGEERFAADVHVNWNDEETATLVIVPHAESHRRIAGQFTSLRQRLNETNYDLLLEKMKVDELVKRVRELSAPLIRLDRSRMLIPLFGDLTVEQMAAVQEKVLSDTYASGATKIILDFTAVDLIDNSGLQEFNSLLQSLSLMGTSVTLTGLHPDHARRLNELDVHLGITYASSLQDILQ
- a CDS encoding MIP/aquaporin family protein; the protein is MSEFVAEVIGTMILIIFGGGVVAGVVLKDSKAEGSGWVVITIAWGLAVTMAVYAVGAFSGAHINPAVTLGLASVGEFPWEKVPLYIAAQMVGAIIGAFIVFLNYLPHWRRTEDQGAKLAVFSTDPAIHSPFSNLVSETIGTAVLVMGLLFIGANDFTEGLNPLIVGALIIAIGMSLGGATGYAINPARDLGPRIAHAILPIPGKGDSNWGYAWVPIVGPLFGGVYGAVFYKAFFTGDYSPVFWGLSVVMLLILIGAANTELKKGRKKTDHLEENKIVGKTV